The following is a genomic window from Pygocentrus nattereri isolate fPygNat1 chromosome 8, fPygNat1.pri, whole genome shotgun sequence.
TCTCAGGCACCGTGTCTCAGGCTCCGTGTCTAAGGCAGCGTGTCACAGGCTCCGTGTCTCAGGCTCCGTGTCTAAGGCAGCGTGTCTCAGGCTCCGTGTCTAAGGCAGCGTGTCTCAGGCTCCGTGTCTAAGGCAGCGTGTCACAGGCTCCGTGTCTAAGGCAGTGTGTCTCAGGCTCCGTGTCTAAGGCAGCGTGTCACAGGCTCCGTGTCTAAGGCAGCGTGTCACAGGCTCCGTGTCTAAGGCAGTGTGTCTCAGGCTCCATGTCTCAGGCTCCGTGTGTCAGGCACCGTGTCTCAGGCTCCGTGTCTCAGACTCCCTCAAGGTGGGCGGTGTGGGAATGAGAGGTTTGTATGATACACGGTTTgtcatgctttttatttttctgatgtCTCATAAGTTTAGAACAGACAAAGCAACGTCATCAAAAGCCATGAACTGTTTTATGTACTGTGCTCAACCCGAATAAACAGGATTAATAATCGGCACTTTAATCAAAAGGGCAGTTAGCGGCTCCCTGCTTCACGAACTAACAGCGGTCAGGACATGCTAAGAAAGCACGCTGTGACGTCATTTATCACAACAACGTCACATGTTGCCATAATGTCCGGCTGTGACTTTCTATGACGTAGCtttcagaaaaaataaactCTTTAGTCCAGTCCCTGTCCCCACCGCCGTGGACACCTCTGGCTCAGAATGGTTCCGTTTCCATCCTGTCGGTAAACGGTAACGGCCCGAGTAACAGGAGGCGTTCATTGGTAGGTTAAGCTAATTAGCCTGCGACCCGAGCCAGGCGCCCAGCGCAGCGGCGCGCGGACACACGTACGGTCCACACCGGCCTCTCCTCCGCCTCTCGCGCGCGGACAGGCGGGTGTGTTAATCGTGGGGTTAAAGGTAACGGCGAGCCTGTCCGCGCGGGGCGAAgctcttgttttggttttctgtaGCACGTTAAACGCCATTTCCGCCGACGCGCCGCCTGCGTCACCGCTGACGCCGTCGCAGCCCCTCCTTTGCCGACGTCACAAGCGTTCGGCAGCTCGTGCTCAAATCtgccttttttttaatagaCTCCCTGTTCTCCGTCGGTTGTGGTACAAGTCTAGTGACGTCATTCTTATTTTTGGTAACGAGTAAATTGACCTTTCATCCGCCGCGCATTTCATGCTCTGAGCGTTCGCGGCGGCGGCGGCGAAACACGAGGAGGGCGAGGCGGCTATTTGTGGACAGTCGCTCCGCAGATGAACTTTGGTACCCCCCTTGGCCGCTGACTGAACACGGCACCAACACTCCACACCGCACGCGCGCCACATGTCCCACACCGGTGGAGTCTGTTCCCATAAACCCAGCGCGCTGTCgggccgggggggggggggggtctataCGGGGACATCGTCCCGCTATAAGGCGGCGTTTGTTTACAGCTGCGCCTAAAGGCAGATCACCACGCGCCGCGCTACAGTGTAAGGGGGCAGCTTGTGTTATTATTCCCGCGGGCACGAGCCACTTTCAGTAACCGCGCTGGCTGCCGTGCGCTGTAAACAGTGGTTAGCGTGGGCTGCCGCTGTCCTCGCTGAAAGGCCTGCAAGCGACCGCTTATGGCCAGAAAATGCGCGGTTCTGGAGTGGGAGGATGGACTGAGGAGAGCCCGAAGCAACGGGCATGACTAGTTGGTCTGGACTTTTACTGCGGAGAGCCGTGGTTGACGTGggcggggagggggggggggggggtgcttgaTTGATGATTGGGCTTTGCGTCTCTACATCACGggaacgacagagagagagagagagagagagagagagagagtgagagagagagagagagagagaaagagagactgagagagagagagagagagagagagacagggagagagagagagaggcagagagagagagagagggagagacagggagagagagagacagggagagagagagagagagacagggagagagagacagggagagagagagagagagagacagggagagagagagagagagagagagagagagagagagagagacagggagagagagagagagagagagagagagggagagacagggagagagagagagagagagagagagagacagggagagagagagagagacagggagagagagagagagagagagagagagagagagagagagggagagacagggagagagagagagagagagacagggagagagaggcagagagagagagagagagagagagagagagacagggagagagagaaagacagagagggagagggagagagagagagagagagacagggagagagagagagagacagggagagagagagagagggagagggagagagagagagagagacagggagagagagagagagagagagagagagagagagagagggagagggagagggatgaGTCACTCGCTGCCTGATACAATATTCAGCGCGGCCACTGCGATGCGGCGAGCATCCTCCACAGCCTGCCAGCCCAGATTCACtgctttcattattattattattattattattattattattacttccACTGAAGTGAATGCAGAATATGCCACTGTTAACAGGTGAATGTTTTAATCCATGTTAATGAGGAAAATAAGCCCATAAGGCCGCCTTCTGATCTTCTGGTGCTGCTTCGTGAATAGACGCTGGTTTAAAATGAATCCCAGGCCACTGTAGCGGTAGAATTACTGATCAATAGCTCAGTGCCTCCCTGATACTGCTGGATATTTAAAAACTATGTGGTGCTGAGCGACATACTCAAGCTGAGCGGCTTGTGCTGTAAGTGTGCGGCCTATGTTGCCTTTTATGGATCATgcttgtgtttattattaactCCGCCGCCTGAGCGTCTCACGGACGCAGTTCATTCAGCCCGTGTGGATGAAAGCGCAGAACGCCTTCTGTCTTTTGTTGTGTGACCAGTGTCGTTCCCGCCGTCCTGCTGAATGAACACCGTCCACTCTTTCAGCCCATCAGGCTGTTTCTGTGGGGGTCTTATGGGCGGCTCGGCGGTTCTGGCCGCGCACACACTTGACACCTGTTAACTCTCGGCCTTCACTCTCTCGATATGTGGCACTGTTGTGACTGCGCTGCGCGGActccctcaaaaaaaaaaaatgcgtGACGCCACGTCGTCATGGAAACTGCTCTACGCTTGAGGCTCGGAGGGAGAAAACAGGGCGAGAATATTTAAGACTTTGGTTTCAGCACCACCTCAGCTTGGACAGCGACTGCCGCCACGCACTGCCCTCCGCCAGAGTCCAGTCCGTATGATGCCCGCACAGCGGAGCCACTGACTCCGCCAGCACCGCCAACACTGACCCCGCTGGACTCGAACCCTCCTGGAATCTGTGGTTCCAATTTTAAAAATCGCGAACTGAGGTGAGTTGAGGAATTCCCATCGCGAGTTTTCCCAAAAACCTTCCGTGTTGGCTTTTAGCCACATTTTGGTTGCGTTTGTTGTAACTTGGCTCGGCGAGTTGACTCGAGTGTGCGCGGATTACGGAGGTGAAACTGGCTGCGTGGATGTAGCGCGAGTTTGTTTATGGTCGCAGACGTGGCGAGCGGGTCCGCGAAGTTGGAAAAAAGGCAGCGAGTGACGAATTCGCGTCGAGATGCGCTGAATCGTGACCGACCGAGGAAGCGTTAGATGAGCCGTTAAGCAGCCTTTGTGCATTCGGCTTCGGTCTAATTTGACGTTGCTACGCTAAACATGACACAGGAGATAAAGATGATAACAACGCAGTGACGCTCGTTGTGAGCGAGTCTGAACTGCGTGGCCAAAGTAAGAATAACGCCCGATTTCTAAGACAAAATCGCACGTATTATGGGCGAAGCCTGAGTGGGAGCCGAAGTTGGAGCCGGTGGCCTGCTGTGTTCAGCCGTGAGCGACGGGATCTGCGGAGTATGAATGAAAGCCAGAGCACTCggagtcagtgagtcagtgagtcagtgaggATGTAGAAAGGCATCCGAAGTTTTGCACTGTGCGCTTGCAATTATTTTCCAATGCAAAAGTGATGCTTTAGATCCTTAAGTGACGAACTGAGTCGTGTTTTAATGAGCTGGCCTTTGTTTTCAGAAGAAGAGAGGAATTCGAGTCGAGTCAGGTGGGAAGCGCATCTGGGTGCAGTTTTTTCCCTTCCCAGCTATGACTCACACCGGCTTGTTTGCGGGAGAGAGCAgggggaggggtgtgtgtgtgtgtgtgtgggggggggggggggggggggggggttgaggcGAAGGGGTGTAGAAGGAAAACAAAACCTTCCTGCCGCATCCACCTCAAGTCTCCCGTTGGGTCTGATTTGGCTGTTTGATGCAAACGAAACCCGGCAGAGTGCCAGAGATCCTCAGAGCAGCTGAGACGGGCAGCCGTTCAGATTTCCATGTGCGAACTGGCCGAGCTGAGTGTGGGACCCCATAGCTCGACATGGCCCTTTGGCTGGCTTCACATATATAATCCATTACGCCACTGCCCCCCACCACCCCGCACTCCTCCCCCCTCCCATGCTTCATTTCTCTTATTCGCATCTTCTGGTTACCCTAAAGGAGGCAAAGGAAATGCACGCGGACCCTTGAAAAACTTCCCACTGACTTCATTATTGTGTGCTGAAGCAGATTCTCTCCTGATTCGGTTGAACAGCTGGAAAACAACCGCCCCCACTGTAGCAGTTCGCAAGCGGGGCAACGTGGGCACTCATGGTCCCTCAACAATGAATCAATGAAATACGACTTTAAAATAGGTTGGACACGTGAAATGCTGGATATTCACATAAAAGAGACGCAATAAATTAtagtaaataattcatttaGGTGGAACAAACATATTGCTCTATTATTGGAGATGGACTTTAGATTCTAATTTGATATTCATAACAAAAAGCTActaaaataacaaattaaatttcttaataattttaataaaaataactaaTAGCATTCTTTAGTCTCACTGGGAAACATACCTTTGTCATTTCTTGTGCCAAAATAGCTGAAGAACAGGTTTATACTTCAAAAAGCTAAATTAGCCAAAAGAATCTTTAACTGAAAAGTGAAAgttgctgaaattttgaaattctACAGGACTCATCCTTCAGTGCTATATAAGCAAATCTGTTTATAGCAGCTTTTAATTATCTGTATTAAGCTACAGTATAAGCACTTAAATTTGGTCTAAAGAAACTGGGTTTTGGTTGAGAACGGATGTTTAGTGCCACCATGATGTGAAGATTACTGTGAAATTACAGTGAATGTTTGTGTGATCTAACATACAAATGCCCATCACTTTATTTATCAAAGTGTTTGATTAATGTTTATCGAAGATGCTCTTTTTTCACTTCATTAAGCGCTGAACTGACCCTCACTGTCAAAGACCAAAGCTTAGACCCTTTCAGCCACATTAACCATCCAGTCATGCTGTACTCACTTACTGTCATGGTTACTGAGGgcaacacaaaatgtaaagattttttaaGAAGTGtagtttattatttcatttcattggaGAGCTGACAAATCATTCGGTTTGTGCAAATGCAGATCTGTATTTgtagccccccccccaccaaacacacacacgtcagCTTGGACCCATGACACgtgttttccttctctttccacTCATTCTGCCATTCataattatacatatattttttaattaatgacGCTCAGATGATTAATGCATTCCAGTGGCAGTGAGTCATTCAGATTAACCCTGTTAGCTCTGGTAGAAAGGCGATCAATAGCCACAGTCTGGCAGAGACTAACTGATCTAATGTTGCAGCCTTATTTTTCGTTTTCTTCCAAAGTGTAGAATTCATTTAAGAGCTCATGAggaataattatttatataatctTATGTGTTTGTCTTCGTCCGGTCCATTGAAGCACTGAAAAACTAAGCACTGTTATCTCATTTTTCTACAGTGTTTCATGAAATCGATCAAGTCTTGAGTAAATTTTGTTCTAGAGCCTTCTTTTTAGCCAAATGCTGTGAAGGATCCGCCCAAAGGCTGTGAAACGTGATACAGTCCTTTACCTCACAGAATGAGTCATCTAGTGAAGATAGTTTGTGACAAAGAGGGATGCATGTTTTTACCCACTCAGGGAAGGAGAAAGTGTAatttatacaaataataatataaaaaaacaattgcTACAGACAGTATCGTCTCCCATTAAGTCCAGAACGACatcatttgcatttttgcaaACTGTTAACAAAACTGTGAAAACGAAGCAGCATAAATTTTCACAACATATGTGCATgaattctgtttgtgttttaccATATTTTCAGTCATCTGCACTAGGAAAGTAAATAATCTGCTGTACCACATATGCTAATTTCTAGGCACTGATTAAAAGAACAAGCTTTCAACATTACTAAATTTACAGCCATAGCTCTCATCATCATACAGGAAGCCTGCAACTGAGTATTCTGTCATACAAAATGGGCTAAGAACATTTGTATGAATGTTTAGGGGGAAACAGCTGTCATGTGAAATTGGGTAGCATATTGCACTTCAGGAGAACTGTGTAGCACacagttttatttacacattgaAAGCCTTTTTCTGCACTCCATGAGCTGCTTCGGAACAATCTGCTGTGTATTATCATCAACTCCTTCTTACTccttctgtctttgtctttttgcCTCTATGTCTCTGTCTCATTGTGCCCTATCCTTGTCTCTTTATGTTCTCCAGTCCTGCAGAGCATGATGGAGCTGAGGGACGACCGGCGATTCCACAATCTAACCCAAGAGCAAGTGGAGACACTGGATCAGGTTCTCACAGAGATCATTCCTATTCACGGAAGGGGCAACTTCCCCACCCTGGAAATCAAGCCTAAAGACATCATCCATGTTGTCAGAGAGAGGCTGGTTTCCAAAAGCATCAAGGTGAGGGACGTCCGTCTCAACGGCTCCACAGCAAGTCACGTGCTGGTCAAAGAGAACGGGACAAGCTATAAGGATTTGGACATTATCTTTGGTGTGGAGCTTCCCAAACAGGAAGACTTTCAGATCATAAAGGAAGTTGTTCTTGGCTGCCTGCTGGACTTTCTGCCACAAGGAGTCAACAAGGACAAAATCACAGCTCTCACTATGAAAGAAGCTTATGTGCAGAAAATGGTCAAAGTCTTCACTGAAAATGACCGCTGGAGCCTCATTTCACTCTCCAACAACAGTGGCAAAAATGTAGAACTCAAGTTTGTCAGCTCTCTGCGGCGACAGTTTGAATTCAGCGTGGACTCCTTCCAGATCATACTGGACACTATGTTGGAGTCCTACCTCGAGGCTGAGAGAAGAGAGGCAGCACAACATAAGGAAAAGGAACAAAATCTTTCCCTGATTCAGAGTGCTGACTCTCAGTTGAGTTTGTTAAATGAGCAAACCACCTCTGCTGGtacacagagacacagtgaATCAGATATTGAGATGTCAGGTGATACTATAGACAAGCCCAGTTTGCAGGACTTTGGATGCCACAGCGAAACAGTCATGATGGAGGACCAAAGCAAGGTTTCCACAGAAGAAATGAATcttgaaaaaaaacataagaagGAAAATGAGGAATCTGTAACAATGACTGAAGCTGTGGAAGAAGTATCAGAGCAGTCTGATACAAGAACAGCACTTATAAAGGAACTAGATGAGAGTCATGAAAATACGTTAGTGCACAAAGAGGAAATGCTAGAGGTCTGTTTGAATGGATACGATGCTGACATTCAAACAGAAACTGAACAGGTGGCCACTGTACAGAGTAGCAGTGAAGAGATTGATACGCAGctctcagctcctcaaagaaatGTTCTAAAGGAGGGGTCTAAAGAGACTGAAGCTGTGTTAACAGCAGAGTCAGCCCTCTGTCCAAGCTCTTTAGTGCCCCCCAATGTTGAATCTGCACATGAAATtgagcacacagacacaatgtGTGAGCTGATGCAGGCTACAGAAAAAACACCTGAACCTATGGTTCTCACTGAACAATGTACATTTCAGTCTCCTACTATCACCTTTCTTACACAAGCAGTAGACTCAAACAGTGAGTACCCTTTACCACCTCCTGCCAAGAAAACTAGCCGAAGTTCGCAAATGGTTGTTCTAAAGCATTCCTCACCAAAACCCCCAAGGAAAATGTCTAGAAAGGTCACGTGTGTGCCACACTCAGCAGAAAAATCTGCGTCAAAAGACTCGACAGTTAAACCTTGTCAGCTTGTCAGCCATTCACTTAATGGTAGTGACACAATAGAATCAATCCCTATGCAAGTGGAATTGCCAGGTCTTACCACAAACTGCTTAGACACATTACCCAGTGCCTCACATGACAAACACTCTCTGCTTAGAATATCAGACATATTTGCCCCAGCCTTTAGTGTTGCCTCCAAGGAGAATGGCAAACACTCAGAGGAGACACATTCTGTATGTTTGCTCCCAGAAGAAAGCATTCAAAATAAAGTACAGTTTTTGGAACCAGAGACTGGCAAAACTGCTATTCTAAGCACTTTGTCTAAACCCTTTAGTGCCCCAAAGGACCAAAACATTGGGATCCAGCCTTGTCTTGAGAAAGTGACAGAAACTCACTCTCAGCCAGTGAAACCACTTATTCAGGTCAATTTCCAGCCCATAGTTCGGGTAGATGATAGTCCTGCCCTCAGTCCAAACCTTGCCCATAAAGATGATACTGAGCTTGCTGCCCAAACTGCTGAGTGTGCTCAAGAACAGTCTCCAGTAACTGTCACTCAGACTGCAGAATGTTCCTCCAAGTCAGTGCCACCCCTGTCTACAAATCTTACTATTGATTCAGAGGAGGTAGAAACCACCCCCCAGTGCTTGGAGCTTCCTGTTATTTCAACACAAATTACTGAACCCGCTACACCATGTGTGCAGCCTCAGGAACCTACTGTACCATGTACACAGGCTCTAGAACCTCAGATGTTAGTGTCACACCTCCAAGAGGCACCTATATTATTACCACAGGCTCAAGAATCTTCTGTGTTATCGGTAGATTTTCCAAAACCAACAGAAATATCATCATGTCTTCTAGAACCTCCCATAACATCATCAGAAAACCAAGGGTATTCTGTGTGGTCATCAACCATTATTGAATCTTCTACGTTATCATCAGAGGGATCTGTTTCTTCTGTGGTATCCCCTCAAGCTCTACAACCACCTGAAGTATTCACACAAACTGTGGGACCTTCTGTACAATCCTCACAAGCTGTACATCCTTCCACAATGTCAACTAACATTCCTTCCAAATTAACATCATTAGATCAACAGCCTCCTATTACACCAGAATTAGTGACCCCTGTAGACACTGCACAGGATTCAAATCCATCTGACTCTGAAGCTGAAAAGTCTCCATCACCTCCCAGAGAGGTGCCTTCTGTCACAGTGGTGGCGGAAAGCATGTACGGAGATTTTGAGCAAGCCATGGACCACTTGCGTTACAGGTTAATTGCAACACGCAATCCCGAAGAGATCCGAGGGGGTGGCTTGCTCAAGTACAGCAACTTATTGGTTCGAGACTTCAAGCCTGCCAGTGAGACTGAAATTAAAACATTGGAACGCTACATGTGCTCCCGTTTCTTCATTGACTTTCCAGACGTGAATGAGCAGCAAAGAAAGATTGAGTCTTATCTGCGCAACCACTTCATCGGCGAGGAGAAGAGCAAGTACGATTACTTGATGACGTTGAGGCGGGTGGTCAATGAGAGCACTGTGTGCCTGATGGGCCACGAGCGGCGACAAACTCTCAACATGATTACCATCCTTGCTCTGAAGGTTCTGGGGGAGCAGAACATCATCCCCAACACCAACAATGTCACCTGCTACTACCAGCCTGCTCCGTACATGGCGGATCACAACTTCAGCAACTACTATATTGCCAATGGACAGTCCCCCCTTATATATCACCCTTATCCtctacacatacacatgcagacTGGACTGGTTTAGCACTGAGCTTGATCCATACATGGGAAGCTGCCACTGGGCAGAACCATAACCACCTTAAAATCGCCACCACAAATAATAAAATCCTCAGCATAAGAGAAAGTCCCAGCACTTAATTGAACAAAACCCCAATTTGAGTGCTTTAAACTTAGAAAAAGGGAAATCATGTACATAAATCAGGGACTGACAGCGGTTCTGGCTGCCAATAGACTCACTCTGCGAACCCTGGGGACCATATCTGTTCCTGGATTCTAGGTCAGCTTTTGTTGGGATCAGCACAGTCGATGACCAGTGGaaattgaatacactaaaaCAGTTAAAGGCTATTGCACTAGCAAAATCCACAGCTACCAGTGAGTGtgaaaacattgaaaacataagggtagaaaaaaagagaacacaGTGAAAGGGATGTATGGAGAAAATGATAATTAACTACATTATGTTTTACTTCAGCCATGTAagatgtataaaatgtataaacacTGAATTTGGGATTGTTAATTTGGCCAGTTCTACAATTCTCTTATCAGGGGACCATAGTAAATATTTTAGAATCAGTTTATTTTTGGGGTATGTTGCTTGTGATGCTGTAGAGTCATGAAAGACATGACATTAATTTgcattgcaaaaaaacaaaacaaacaaacaacaaaaaaacaaacaaaaacaacagcaaaaaaaacacaaataaaattaGATAAAGAAAGTGCAAATTTTTTACACATATCTTGCTGCACTACAGTGCCAAAACTGTGCATGAAAAGTAGTCATGGTGTAAGATATATTTGCATCCAATGGTCATAAACTTTTGTAGACT
Proteins encoded in this region:
- the tent5d gene encoding uncharacterized protein tent5d, with product MMELRDDRRFHNLTQEQVETLDQVLTEIIPIHGRGNFPTLEIKPKDIIHVVRERLVSKSIKVRDVRLNGSTASHVLVKENGTSYKDLDIIFGVELPKQEDFQIIKEVVLGCLLDFLPQGVNKDKITALTMKEAYVQKMVKVFTENDRWSLISLSNNSGKNVELKFVSSLRRQFEFSVDSFQIILDTMLESYLEAERREAAQHKEKEQNLSLIQSADSQLSLLNEQTTSAGTQRHSESDIEMSGDTIDKPSLQDFGCHSETVMMEDQSKVSTEEMNLEKKHKKENEESVTMTEAVEEVSEQSDTRTALIKELDESHENTLVHKEEMLEVCLNGYDADIQTETEQVATVQSSSEEIDTQLSAPQRNVLKEGSKETEAVLTAESALCPSSLVPPNVESAHEIEHTDTMCELMQATEKTPEPMVLTEQCTFQSPTITFLTQAVDSNSEYPLPPPAKKTSRSSQMVVLKHSSPKPPRKMSRKVTCVPHSAEKSASKDSTVKPCQLVSHSLNGSDTIESIPMQVELPGLTTNCLDTLPSASHDKHSLLRISDIFAPAFSVASKENGKHSEETHSVCLLPEESIQNKVQFLEPETGKTAILSTLSKPFSAPKDQNIGIQPCLEKVTETHSQPVKPLIQVNFQPIVRVDDSPALSPNLAHKDDTELAAQTAECAQEQSPVTVTQTAECSSKSVPPLSTNLTIDSEEVETTPQCLELPVISTQITEPATPCVQPQEPTVPCTQALEPQMLVSHLQEAPILLPQAQESSVLSVDFPKPTEISSCLLEPPITSSENQGYSVWSSTIIESSTLSSEGSVSSVVSPQALQPPEVFTQTVGPSVQSSQAVHPSTMSTNIPSKLTSLDQQPPITPELVTPVDTAQDSNPSDSEAEKSPSPPREVPSVTVVAESMYGDFEQAMDHLRYRLIATRNPEEIRGGGLLKYSNLLVRDFKPASETEIKTLERYMCSRFFIDFPDVNEQQRKIESYLRNHFIGEEKSKYDYLMTLRRVVNESTVCLMGHERRQTLNMITILALKVLGEQNIIPNTNNVTCYYQPAPYMADHNFSNYYIANGQSPLIYHPYPLHIHMQTGLV